A genomic segment from Pelobates fuscus isolate aPelFus1 chromosome 7, aPelFus1.pri, whole genome shotgun sequence encodes:
- the LOC134568896 gene encoding oocyte zinc finger protein XlCOF6-like isoform X1 translates to MCRALLIVLLGTEGVSVCRNYSEGREKNRNTLSTTIKKSFSKRIMASNSEKSRNLSKSYITKKQTVGRTTKCSQCSKGVKCFVCKHLVVHQRTHTGEKPFGCSECSKCFGTKSKLNVHVRTHTREKPFLCSECGKCFGTKGNLVCHQTTHMREKPFLCSECGKCFGTKQQLVIHQRTHTQEKLYACSECCKCFGTKQQLVNHQRTHTREKPFSCSECGKCFGIKQQLVIHQRTHTREKRYACSECGKCFVSNSQLVIHQRTHTGEKPFSCSECGKCFGTKLTLIRHQTTHTGEKPFSCSECGKCFSRYSSLVLHQRTHTQEKLFACSECGKCFVSKSDLNVHLKTHTGEKPFPCSECGKCFSLHTTLVLHQRTHTGEKPFACSECGKYFGTKLYLVRHQRTHTGEKPFECSECGKCFSQHTTLVLHQRTHTGEKPFSCSECGKYFSRHSSLVLHQRTHTGEKPFSCSECGKCFGTKLYLVRHQRNHTGEKPFSCSECGKCFSGYSSVVVHQRTHTGEKPFSCSECGKCFVTKLNLVRHQTTHTGEKPFSCSECGKCFSRYSSVVVHQRTHTGEKPFSCSECGKCFVTKLNLVRHQTTHTGEKPFSCSACGKCFGTKLNLDRHQTTHIGEKPFSCSECGKCFVTKSDLNVHLRTHTG, encoded by the coding sequence GTGTTTCTGTCTGCAGAAATTATTCTGAAGGAcgtgaaaagaacagaaatacattAAGCACGACGATAAAGAAATCTTTTAGTAAAAGGATCATGGCTTCCAACTCTGAAAAATCAAGGAATCTCTCAAAATCCTATATAACTAAAAAGCAGACAGTAGGCAGAACAACAAAATGTTCCCAATGTTCTAAAGGTGTGAAATGTTTTGTCTGTAAACATCTTGTtgttcatcagagaactcacacaggagagaaaccttttggGTGTTCTGAATGTAGCAAATGTTTTGGAACTAAATCAAAGCTTAATGTACATGTAAGAACTCACACAAGAGAGAAACCTTTCTTATGTTCTGAATGTGGCAAATGTTTTGGAACTAAAGGAAATCTTGTTTGTCATCAGACAACTCACATGAGAGAGAAACCTTTCTTATGTTCTGAATGTGGCAAATGTTTTGGAACTAAACAACAGCTTGTtattcatcagagaactcacacacaAGAGAAACTTTATGCATGTTCTGAATGTTGCAAATGTTTTGGAACTAAACAACAGCTTGTtaatcatcagagaactcacacacgagagaaacctttctcatgttctgaatgtgggaaatgttttggaaTTAAACAACAGCTTGTtattcatcagagaactcacacgagAGAGAAACGTTatgcatgttctgaatgtgggaaatgttttgtaaGCAACTCACAGCTTGTtattcatcagagaactcacacaggagagaaacctttctcatgttctgaatgtggcaaATGTTTTGGAACTAAATTAACTCTTATTCGACATCAGacaactcacacaggagagaaaccattctcatgttctgaatgtgggaaatgttttagtaGGTACTCAAGTCTTGTtcttcatcagagaactcacacacaAGAGAAACTTTttgcatgttctgaatgtggcaaATGTTTTGTAAGCAAATCAGATCTTAATGTGCATCtgaaaactcacacaggagagaaacctttcccATGTTCAGAATGTGGCAAATGTTTTAGTCTGCATACTACTCTTGTgctacatcagagaactcacacaggagagaaacctttcgcatgttctgaatgtgggaaatattTTGGAACTAAATTATATCTTGTtcgacatcagagaactcacacaggagagaaacctttcgaatgttctgaatgtgggaaatgtttcagcCAGCATACTACTCTTGTtctacatcagagaactcacacaggagagaaacctttctcatgttctgaatgtgggaaatattTTAGTAGGCACTCAAGTCTTGTtcttcatcagagaactcacacaggagagaaacctttctcatgttctgaatgtggcaaATGTTTTGGAACAAAATTATATCTTGTTCGACATCAGAGaaatcacacaggagagaaacctttctcatgttctgaatgtgggaaatgttttagtgGGTACTCAAGTGTTGTtgttcatcagagaactcacacaggagagaaacctttctcatgttctgaatgtggcaaATGTTTTGTAACTAAATTAAATCTTGTTCGACATCAGacaactcacacaggagagaaacctttctcatgttctgaatgtgggaaatgttttagtaGGTACTCAAGTGTTGTTGTTCATCAGAGAACtcatacaggagagaaacctttctcatgttctgaatgtgggaaatgttttgtaaCTAAATTAAATCTTGTTCGACATCAGacaactcacacaggagagaaacctttctcatgttctgcatgtgggaaatgttttggaaCTAAATTAAATCTTGATCGACATCAGACAACTCACataggagagaaacctttctcatgttctgaatgtgggaaatgttttgtaaCTAAATCAGATCTTAATGTGCATCTGAGAACCCACACAGGATAG
- the LOC134568896 gene encoding oocyte zinc finger protein XlCOF7.1-like isoform X2 encodes MASNSEKSRNLSKSYITKKQTVGRTTKCSQCSKGVKCFVCKHLVVHQRTHTGEKPFGCSECSKCFGTKSKLNVHVRTHTREKPFLCSECGKCFGTKGNLVCHQTTHMREKPFLCSECGKCFGTKQQLVIHQRTHTQEKLYACSECCKCFGTKQQLVNHQRTHTREKPFSCSECGKCFGIKQQLVIHQRTHTREKRYACSECGKCFVSNSQLVIHQRTHTGEKPFSCSECGKCFGTKLTLIRHQTTHTGEKPFSCSECGKCFSRYSSLVLHQRTHTQEKLFACSECGKCFVSKSDLNVHLKTHTGEKPFPCSECGKCFSLHTTLVLHQRTHTGEKPFACSECGKYFGTKLYLVRHQRTHTGEKPFECSECGKCFSQHTTLVLHQRTHTGEKPFSCSECGKYFSRHSSLVLHQRTHTGEKPFSCSECGKCFGTKLYLVRHQRNHTGEKPFSCSECGKCFSGYSSVVVHQRTHTGEKPFSCSECGKCFVTKLNLVRHQTTHTGEKPFSCSECGKCFSRYSSVVVHQRTHTGEKPFSCSECGKCFVTKLNLVRHQTTHTGEKPFSCSACGKCFGTKLNLDRHQTTHIGEKPFSCSECGKCFVTKSDLNVHLRTHTG; translated from the coding sequence ATGGCTTCCAACTCTGAAAAATCAAGGAATCTCTCAAAATCCTATATAACTAAAAAGCAGACAGTAGGCAGAACAACAAAATGTTCCCAATGTTCTAAAGGTGTGAAATGTTTTGTCTGTAAACATCTTGTtgttcatcagagaactcacacaggagagaaaccttttggGTGTTCTGAATGTAGCAAATGTTTTGGAACTAAATCAAAGCTTAATGTACATGTAAGAACTCACACAAGAGAGAAACCTTTCTTATGTTCTGAATGTGGCAAATGTTTTGGAACTAAAGGAAATCTTGTTTGTCATCAGACAACTCACATGAGAGAGAAACCTTTCTTATGTTCTGAATGTGGCAAATGTTTTGGAACTAAACAACAGCTTGTtattcatcagagaactcacacacaAGAGAAACTTTATGCATGTTCTGAATGTTGCAAATGTTTTGGAACTAAACAACAGCTTGTtaatcatcagagaactcacacacgagagaaacctttctcatgttctgaatgtgggaaatgttttggaaTTAAACAACAGCTTGTtattcatcagagaactcacacgagAGAGAAACGTTatgcatgttctgaatgtgggaaatgttttgtaaGCAACTCACAGCTTGTtattcatcagagaactcacacaggagagaaacctttctcatgttctgaatgtggcaaATGTTTTGGAACTAAATTAACTCTTATTCGACATCAGacaactcacacaggagagaaaccattctcatgttctgaatgtgggaaatgttttagtaGGTACTCAAGTCTTGTtcttcatcagagaactcacacacaAGAGAAACTTTttgcatgttctgaatgtggcaaATGTTTTGTAAGCAAATCAGATCTTAATGTGCATCtgaaaactcacacaggagagaaacctttcccATGTTCAGAATGTGGCAAATGTTTTAGTCTGCATACTACTCTTGTgctacatcagagaactcacacaggagagaaacctttcgcatgttctgaatgtgggaaatattTTGGAACTAAATTATATCTTGTtcgacatcagagaactcacacaggagagaaacctttcgaatgttctgaatgtgggaaatgtttcagcCAGCATACTACTCTTGTtctacatcagagaactcacacaggagagaaacctttctcatgttctgaatgtgggaaatattTTAGTAGGCACTCAAGTCTTGTtcttcatcagagaactcacacaggagagaaacctttctcatgttctgaatgtggcaaATGTTTTGGAACAAAATTATATCTTGTTCGACATCAGAGaaatcacacaggagagaaacctttctcatgttctgaatgtgggaaatgttttagtgGGTACTCAAGTGTTGTtgttcatcagagaactcacacaggagagaaacctttctcatgttctgaatgtggcaaATGTTTTGTAACTAAATTAAATCTTGTTCGACATCAGacaactcacacaggagagaaacctttctcatgttctgaatgtgggaaatgttttagtaGGTACTCAAGTGTTGTTGTTCATCAGAGAACtcatacaggagagaaacctttctcatgttctgaatgtgggaaatgttttgtaaCTAAATTAAATCTTGTTCGACATCAGacaactcacacaggagagaaacctttctcatgttctgcatgtgggaaatgttttggaaCTAAATTAAATCTTGATCGACATCAGACAACTCACataggagagaaacctttctcatgttctgaatgtgggaaatgttttgtaaCTAAATCAGATCTTAATGTGCATCTGAGAACCCACACAGGATAG